The Acetonema longum DSM 6540 region CATACGGTCACTGACCTCTTTGCCGGAGTGCTCGAAAGCGTCCAGCAGGTCATGAATTGTCGTCTTGGCTTTTTCCCCGCCTTGAATGTCCAGCAAAATCTCCCCGTCATTCAGCATTAGCAAACGGTTGCCAAACCGCAGCGCATCCCGCATATTGTGGGTAATCATCAGGGTTGTCAGGCCGTTTTCCTCTACGACGCGCCGGGTTAGTGCCAATACCTTTTCCGCTGTTTTAGGGTCCAAGGCCGCAGTATGCTCGTCTAACAACAGCAGCTTAGGCTTCCGCAGGGTTGCCATCAGCAGAGTAATCGCCTGTCTCTGTCCGCCGGACAAGGTTCCCATCCTGCTTTTCAGCCGGTCTTCCAGGCCAAGATCCAATTTGGCCAGTTTTTCTTTGAACTCTGCAAATTCATCATCCCGAAAGCCCCAGCGCAGTTGCAGCTTTTGGCCCCGTCGGGCGGCCATCGCCAAATTTTCTTCCACCATCATGCCGGACGCCGTCCCCAGCATAGGGTCCTGAAAGACCCTGCCGATATAGGCAGCCCGTTCATGCTCAGGCATATCGGTTACATCTACATCATCAATGTAAATCTTGCCTCTGTCTATTTTAAACACACCGGCAATGGAATTCATGAGAGTGCTCTTGCCTGCTCCGTTGCCGCCAATGACCGTGATAAAATCTCCCGGCCTCATTTCCAGGCTTACATTGTTCAACGCCAGTTTCTCATTTACAGTGCCGGCGAAGAATGTTTTGCTGATGCCGTCGACTCGCAGCATTTCGCTCCCGCCTTTCTGCTATCCCATTTTGCTTTAAATAAGGGCAAGGATAAAGCCATTCCAACCAAAACCGCGGTAAACAGTTTCAGATCGTTGGGCGGCATGCCCAGATACAGCACAGTCGCAATGACGATACGGTAGGCAACCGAACCGAGTACAACCGAAATCAGGGAATTTTTAAAGTCTTTCGCGCCAAACAGCACTTCCCCAATGATCACTGAGGCCAAGCCAATGACAATCGTGCCTACGCCCATCCCCACATCGGCAAAGCCGTTATCCTGAGCGATAAACGCTCCCGCCGCCGCTACCAGCCCATTGCTGATCATCAGTCCCAATAACAGCATGTGATCCGTATTAACCCCCAAGGCCCGTATCATCTGCAGATTATTGCCGGTAGCCCGCAAGGCCATGCCGATTTCCGTGCCAAAAAACCAGTACAGCAAGAGGGGGATAAACAGGGCGATAATCAATCCAACCAGAAAGGTAGTCAGATTAGATGATAAATGCAGGAATGCCAGTCCTGTATAAACCGTATCAATATTGAGCAGGGACAAGTTGGCTTTTCCCATAATGCGTAAGTTTACTGAGTATAACGCAATCATCGTCAAAATGCCGGCCATCAGCGCGGGTATTTTCAGCTTGGTATGGAGCAGCCCTGTGACGGCGCCGGCCAGCATCCCGGCTATGCCCGCCGCCAAAATAGCGACGACGGGGTTATGATCTCCTGCCAACAGCACCGCTGCTACAGCGCCTCCCAGCGGGAAACTGCCTTCCACGCTTAAATCGGCAATGTTTAATATACGGAACGTCAAGAATACACCCATAGCCATTATCGACCAAAGCAGGCCCTGAGATACAGTAGAAATGATTAAATCGTCCATTGCCTTTTCCTCATTCCTTCTTTGTTGTGAATCTGTTTATTCAGCCGCTTTCCTCAGTTCTTCCGGTATGACCAGTCCAATCGCCCGGGCGGCTTCCTGATTGA contains the following coding sequences:
- a CDS encoding ABC transporter ATP-binding protein gives rise to the protein MLRVDGISKTFFAGTVNEKLALNNVSLEMRPGDFITVIGGNGAGKSTLMNSIAGVFKIDRGKIYIDDVDVTDMPEHERAAYIGRVFQDPMLGTASGMMVEENLAMAARRGQKLQLRWGFRDDEFAEFKEKLAKLDLGLEDRLKSRMGTLSGGQRQAITLLMATLRKPKLLLLDEHTAALDPKTAEKVLALTRRVVEENGLTTLMITHNMRDALRFGNRLLMLNDGEILLDIQGGEKAKTTIHDLLDAFEHSGKEVSDRMALG
- a CDS encoding ABC transporter permease, which translates into the protein MDDLIISTVSQGLLWSIMAMGVFLTFRILNIADLSVEGSFPLGGAVAAVLLAGDHNPVVAILAAGIAGMLAGAVTGLLHTKLKIPALMAGILTMIALYSVNLRIMGKANLSLLNIDTVYTGLAFLHLSSNLTTFLVGLIIALFIPLLLYWFFGTEIGMALRATGNNLQMIRALGVNTDHMLLLGLMISNGLVAAAGAFIAQDNGFADVGMGVGTIVIGLASVIIGEVLFGAKDFKNSLISVVLGSVAYRIVIATVLYLGMPPNDLKLFTAVLVGMALSLPLFKAKWDSRKAGAKCCESTASAKHSSPAL